A region from the Panicum hallii strain FIL2 chromosome 1, PHallii_v3.1, whole genome shotgun sequence genome encodes:
- the LOC112890492 gene encoding receptor kinase-like protein Xa21 isoform X3 — protein sequence MEHKQPPVQLGGVTCGRPHRGRVITSLGLAGQGLEGEITSSLENLTFLRTLNLSENSFSGRLPPLGRLGKLEVLDLSRNSLRDAIPDGIANCSSLRILDLSDNSLVGELHLKLGLISDFSVLNLYQNRLTGTIPPSLGNMTHLEELYLGNNSLSGSIPAELGKLSNLSILFLDKNSLSGGIPQSLLNLSSLRHLVLGHNKLGGVLLPNIGDALPNLRWLILHDNSLVGELHPKLGLLSGLSALDLHGNRLRGTIPPSLDNMTHLKVLGLENNSLSGSIPAELGKLSNLSILSLGKNRLSGGIPRYLGNLQQLRWMELDNNNLRGKIPVTLGNLQQLRLMDFSHSNLSGKIPRTLGNLQQLIMMNLSNNNLRGKIPVTLGNLQQLTLMDLSHNNLSGKIPRTLGNLQQLMWMDLNNNNLRGKIPRTLGNLQQLSSMDLSHNNLEGDIPSNLGDLGLLYHLDLSDNKLKGIIP from the coding sequence ATGGAACACAAGCAACCTCCTGTGCAGCTGGGCGGGGTCACGTGCGGCCGGCCGCACCGGGGGCGTGTGATCACATCGCTGGGACTCGCAGGCCAGGGCCTCGAAGGTGAAATCACCTCCTCTCTTGAAAATCTCACGTTTCTGAGGACGCTGAACCTGTCCGAGAACAGCTTCTCCGGCCGCTTGCCTCCTCTAGGCCGTCTCGGCAAACTGGAGGTCCTTGATCTGAGCCGGAACTCGTTGCGCGATGCTATCCCAGATGGAATCGCCAATTGCTCCAGCCTTCGTATACTTGACCTCTCTGACAACTCTCTAGTCGGTGAACTCCACCTAAAACTTGGCTTAATTTCTGATTTCTCAGTTTTAAATTTATATCAGAATAGACTCACAGGAACCATCCCACCGTCCCTCGGCAATATGACTCACCTAGAAGAACTCTATCTAGGAAATAATAGCCTGTCAGGAAGTATCCCTGCTGAGCTTGGAAAATTATCGAATTTGTCGATCTTGTTTCTAGATAAAAATAGTTTATCAGGCGGCATACCGCAGTCCTTGCTTAATCTGTCCTCTCTACGGCATCTAGTTTTGGGTCATAATAAGCtagggggagtgttgctgccaaACATTGGTGATGCGCTCCCTAATCTCCGATGGTTGATTTTACACGACAACTCTCTAGTCGGTGAACTCCACCCTAAACTCGGCTTACTTTCTGGTCTCTCAGCTTTAGATCTACACGggaatagactcagaggaacCATCCCACCGTCCCTCGACAATATGACTCACCTAAAAGTACTCGGTCTAGAAAATAATAGCCTGTCAGGAAGTATCCCTGCTGAGCTTGGAAAATTATCGAATTTGTCGATCTTATCTCTAGGTAAAAATAGATTATCAGGCGGCATACCACGTTACTTGGGAAATCTCCAACAACTCAGGTGGATGGAACTTGATAACAACAATCTCAGGGGTAAAATACCAGTTACCTTGGGGAATCTCCAACAGCTCAGATTGATGGATTTTAGTCACAGCAATCTCAGTGGTAAAATACCACGTACCTTGGGGAATCTCCAGCAACTCATAATGATGAACCTCAGTAACAACAATCTTAGAGGTAAAATACCAGTTACCTTGGGGAATCTCCAACAGCTTACATTGATGGATCTTAGTCACAACAATCTCAGTGGTAAAATACCACGTACTTTGGGGAATCTCCAACAACTCATGTGGATGGACCTTAATAACAATAATCTCCGTGGTAAAATACCACGTACATTGGGGAATCTCCAACAGCTCTCATCCATGGATCTTAGTCACAACAATCTCGAAGGTGATATACCATCCAATTTGGGTGACCTTGGTCTACTCTACCACCTGGATCTTAGCGACAACAAACTTAAAGGTATCATACCTTAG
- the LOC112890492 gene encoding receptor kinase-like protein Xa21 isoform X2 yields the protein MVLARYLTTRCSARRVKWEMLVLLALLLLCRGIGSTHGSPDDHAGDSDMMSLLDFKRAITSDPKRALASWNTSNPLCRWAGVTCGRAHQGRVITSLELAGQGLEGEITSSLGNLTFLRTLNLSANSFSGRLPPLGRLSKLEVLDLSQNFLYDTIPDGIANCSSLRILDLSKNFLVGELHPKVGLISDLSALNLYRNILTGTIPPSLGNMTHLENLNLGGNNLSGSIPAELGKLSNLSILFLGENRLSGGIPQSLFNLSSLHALALDGNTLRGVLPPNIGDALPNLRGLFLDNNMFGGHIPASIGNCSKIEDIYLGSNNFSGPVPRSFGKLSKLISLLLHENMIEASNDESWGFLHAMGNCTLLQTIFLDYNQLQGGIPSSIGNMSVNLQYLALSGNRLSGTVPPSIGNLHGLIYLSLGNDLAGTIEGRFEKMTHLQHLYLEANNFTGAIPPSIGNLTNLTELRLSENAFSGHIPASLGNLQFLASLNISNNNLSGKIPVTLGNLQQLTFMDLGNNNLGGKIPRTLGNLQQLIEMDLGNNNLSGKIPVTLGNLQQLIVMDLSHNNLEGDIPSNLGDLVQLQHLDLSDNKLKGIIP from the exons ATG GTCTTAGCTAGATACCTCACAACACGATGCTCTGCTCGGCGTGTCAAGTGGGAGATGCTCGTGCTGCTTGCACTATTGCTTCTTTGCCGTGGAATCGGAAGCACCCATGGCTCACCGGACGACCACGCCGGCGACAGCGACATGATGTCGCTGCTGGATTTCAAGAGGGCCATCACCAGCGACCCAAAGCGAGCTCTGGCCTCATGGAACACAAGCAACCCCCTGTGCAGGTGGGCGGGGGTCACGTGCGGCCGGGCGCACCAGGGGCGTGTGATCACATCGCTGGAACTCGCAGGCCAGGGCCTCGAAGGTGAAATCACCTCCTCTCTTGGAAATCTAACGTTTTTGAGGACGCTGAACCTGTCCGCGAACAGCTTCTCCGGCCGCTTGCCTCCTCTGGGCCGTCTTAGCAAACTGGAGGTCCTTGATCTGAGCCAGAACTTCTTGTACGATACTATCCCAGACGGAATCGCCAATTGCTCCAGCCTTCGTATACTTGACCTCTCTAAAAACTTTCTAGTCGGTGAACTCCATCCTAAAGTTGGCTTAATTTCTGATCTCTCAGCTTTAAATCTATATCGGAATATACTCACAGGAACCATCCCACCGTCCCTCGGCAATATGACTCACCTAGAAAACCTCAATCTAGGAGGTAATAATCTGTCGGGAAGTATCCCAGCTGAACTTGGAAAATTATCGAATTTGTCGATCTTGTTTCTAGGTGAAAATAGATTATCAGGCGGCATACCACAGTCCTTGTTTAATCTGTCCTCTCTACATGCCCTAGCCTTGGATGGGAATACGCTACGAGGAGTGTTGCCGCCAAACATTGGTGATGCGCTCCCTAATCTCCGAGGGTTGTTTTTAGACAACAACATGTTTGGTGGTCACATCCCAGCTTCCATAGGCAACTGCTCAAAGATAGAGGATATATATTTAGGATCTAACAATTTCTCTGGTCCCGTTCCTCGTTCTTTCGGCAAGCTTTCAAAATTGATTAGCCTTCTCCTCCATGAAAACATGATTGAAGCAAGCAACGATGAAAGTTGGGGATTCTTACATGCAATGGGAAACTGTACTCTTCTACAAACGATTTTCCTAGATTATAATCAGCTACAGGGAGGCATACCGAGTTCAATTGGCAACATGTCTGTTAATCTTCAATATTTGGCATTGTCAGGAAACCGCCTCTCAGGAACAGTTCCCCCAAGCATAGGGAACCTTCATGGCCTAATATATCTGTCGCTAGGTAACGATCTTGCTGGTACAATTGAAGGAAGGTTTGAAAAGATGACGCATTTACAACATTTGTATCTCGAGGCAAACAATTTCACTGGGGCCATTCCACCATCTATTGGGAATCTTACTAACTTGACAGAACTCAGACTATCAGAGAATGCATTCAGCGGCCACATACCAGCTAGCTTGGGAAATCTTCAATTCCTTGCTTCTCTTAACATTAGTAACAACAATCTCAGTGGTAAAATACCAGTTACCTTGGGGAATCTCCAACAGCTCACATTCATGGATCTTGGTAACAATAATCTCGGTGGTAAAATACCACGTACCTTGGGGAATCTCCAACAACTCATAGAGATGGACCTTGGCAACAATAATCTCAGTGGTAAAATACCAGTTACCTTGGGGAATCTCCAACAGCTTATAGTAATGGACCTTAGTCACAACAACCTCGAAGGTGATATACCATCCAATTTGGGAGATCTTGTTCAACTCCAACACCTGGATCTTAGCGACAACAAACTTAAAGGTATCATACCTTAG
- the LOC112890492 gene encoding receptor kinase-like protein Xa21 isoform X4, with translation MRDTECCRRYNRQKQVLARYLTTRCSARRVKWEMLVLLALLLLCRGIGSTHGSPDDHAGDSDMMSLLDFKRAITSDPKRALASWNTSNPLCRWAGVTCGRAHQGRVITSLELAGQGLEGNRLSGTVPPSIGNLHGLIYLSLGNDLAGTIEGRFEKMTHLQHLYLEANNFTGAIPPSIGNLTNLTELRLSENAFSGHIPASLGNLQFLASLNISNNNLSGKIPVTLGNLQQLTFMDLGNNNLGGKIPRTLGNLQQLIEMDLGNNNLSGKIPVTLGNLQQLIVMDLSHNNLEGDIPSNLGDLVQLQHLDLSDNKLKGIIP, from the exons ATGAGAGATACAGAGTGCTGCCGGAGATATAATAGACAAAAGCAG GTCTTAGCTAGATACCTCACAACACGATGCTCTGCTCGGCGTGTCAAGTGGGAGATGCTCGTGCTGCTTGCACTATTGCTTCTTTGCCGTGGAATCGGAAGCACCCATGGCTCACCGGACGACCACGCCGGCGACAGCGACATGATGTCGCTGCTGGATTTCAAGAGGGCCATCACCAGCGACCCAAAGCGAGCTCTGGCCTCATGGAACACAAGCAACCCCCTGTGCAGGTGGGCGGGGGTCACGTGCGGCCGGGCGCACCAGGGGCGTGTGATCACATCGCTGGAACTCGCAGGCCAGGGCCTCGAAG GAAACCGCCTCTCAGGAACAGTTCCCCCAAGCATAGGGAACCTTCATGGCCTAATATATCTGTCGCTAGGTAACGATCTTGCTGGTACAATTGAAGGAAGGTTTGAAAAGATGACGCATTTACAACATTTGTATCTCGAGGCAAACAATTTCACTGGGGCCATTCCACCATCTATTGGGAATCTTACTAACTTGACAGAACTCAGACTATCAGAGAATGCATTCAGCGGCCACATACCAGCTAGCTTGGGAAATCTTCAATTCCTTGCTTCTCTTAACATTAGTAACAACAATCTCAGTGGTAAAATACCAGTTACCTTGGGGAATCTCCAACAGCTCACATTCATGGATCTTGGTAACAATAATCTCGGTGGTAAAATACCACGTACCTTGGGGAATCTCCAACAACTCATAGAGATGGACCTTGGCAACAATAATCTCAGTGGTAAAATACCAGTTACCTTGGGGAATCTCCAACAGCTTATAGTAATGGACCTTAGTCACAACAACCTCGAAGGTGATATACCATCCAATTTGGGAGATCTTGTTCAACTCCAACACCTGGATCTTAGCGACAACAAACTTAAAGGTATCATACCTTAG
- the LOC112890492 gene encoding receptor kinase-like protein Xa21 isoform X1 has product MRDTECCRRYNRQKQVLARYLTTRCSARRVKWEMLVLLALLLLCRGIGSTHGSPDDHAGDSDMMSLLDFKRAITSDPKRALASWNTSNPLCRWAGVTCGRAHQGRVITSLELAGQGLEGEITSSLGNLTFLRTLNLSANSFSGRLPPLGRLSKLEVLDLSQNFLYDTIPDGIANCSSLRILDLSKNFLVGELHPKVGLISDLSALNLYRNILTGTIPPSLGNMTHLENLNLGGNNLSGSIPAELGKLSNLSILFLGENRLSGGIPQSLFNLSSLHALALDGNTLRGVLPPNIGDALPNLRGLFLDNNMFGGHIPASIGNCSKIEDIYLGSNNFSGPVPRSFGKLSKLISLLLHENMIEASNDESWGFLHAMGNCTLLQTIFLDYNQLQGGIPSSIGNMSVNLQYLALSGNRLSGTVPPSIGNLHGLIYLSLGNDLAGTIEGRFEKMTHLQHLYLEANNFTGAIPPSIGNLTNLTELRLSENAFSGHIPASLGNLQFLASLNISNNNLSGKIPVTLGNLQQLTFMDLGNNNLGGKIPRTLGNLQQLIEMDLGNNNLSGKIPVTLGNLQQLIVMDLSHNNLEGDIPSNLGDLVQLQHLDLSDNKLKGIIP; this is encoded by the exons ATGAGAGATACAGAGTGCTGCCGGAGATATAATAGACAAAAGCAG GTCTTAGCTAGATACCTCACAACACGATGCTCTGCTCGGCGTGTCAAGTGGGAGATGCTCGTGCTGCTTGCACTATTGCTTCTTTGCCGTGGAATCGGAAGCACCCATGGCTCACCGGACGACCACGCCGGCGACAGCGACATGATGTCGCTGCTGGATTTCAAGAGGGCCATCACCAGCGACCCAAAGCGAGCTCTGGCCTCATGGAACACAAGCAACCCCCTGTGCAGGTGGGCGGGGGTCACGTGCGGCCGGGCGCACCAGGGGCGTGTGATCACATCGCTGGAACTCGCAGGCCAGGGCCTCGAAGGTGAAATCACCTCCTCTCTTGGAAATCTAACGTTTTTGAGGACGCTGAACCTGTCCGCGAACAGCTTCTCCGGCCGCTTGCCTCCTCTGGGCCGTCTTAGCAAACTGGAGGTCCTTGATCTGAGCCAGAACTTCTTGTACGATACTATCCCAGACGGAATCGCCAATTGCTCCAGCCTTCGTATACTTGACCTCTCTAAAAACTTTCTAGTCGGTGAACTCCATCCTAAAGTTGGCTTAATTTCTGATCTCTCAGCTTTAAATCTATATCGGAATATACTCACAGGAACCATCCCACCGTCCCTCGGCAATATGACTCACCTAGAAAACCTCAATCTAGGAGGTAATAATCTGTCGGGAAGTATCCCAGCTGAACTTGGAAAATTATCGAATTTGTCGATCTTGTTTCTAGGTGAAAATAGATTATCAGGCGGCATACCACAGTCCTTGTTTAATCTGTCCTCTCTACATGCCCTAGCCTTGGATGGGAATACGCTACGAGGAGTGTTGCCGCCAAACATTGGTGATGCGCTCCCTAATCTCCGAGGGTTGTTTTTAGACAACAACATGTTTGGTGGTCACATCCCAGCTTCCATAGGCAACTGCTCAAAGATAGAGGATATATATTTAGGATCTAACAATTTCTCTGGTCCCGTTCCTCGTTCTTTCGGCAAGCTTTCAAAATTGATTAGCCTTCTCCTCCATGAAAACATGATTGAAGCAAGCAACGATGAAAGTTGGGGATTCTTACATGCAATGGGAAACTGTACTCTTCTACAAACGATTTTCCTAGATTATAATCAGCTACAGGGAGGCATACCGAGTTCAATTGGCAACATGTCTGTTAATCTTCAATATTTGGCATTGTCAGGAAACCGCCTCTCAGGAACAGTTCCCCCAAGCATAGGGAACCTTCATGGCCTAATATATCTGTCGCTAGGTAACGATCTTGCTGGTACAATTGAAGGAAGGTTTGAAAAGATGACGCATTTACAACATTTGTATCTCGAGGCAAACAATTTCACTGGGGCCATTCCACCATCTATTGGGAATCTTACTAACTTGACAGAACTCAGACTATCAGAGAATGCATTCAGCGGCCACATACCAGCTAGCTTGGGAAATCTTCAATTCCTTGCTTCTCTTAACATTAGTAACAACAATCTCAGTGGTAAAATACCAGTTACCTTGGGGAATCTCCAACAGCTCACATTCATGGATCTTGGTAACAATAATCTCGGTGGTAAAATACCACGTACCTTGGGGAATCTCCAACAACTCATAGAGATGGACCTTGGCAACAATAATCTCAGTGGTAAAATACCAGTTACCTTGGGGAATCTCCAACAGCTTATAGTAATGGACCTTAGTCACAACAACCTCGAAGGTGATATACCATCCAATTTGGGAGATCTTGTTCAACTCCAACACCTGGATCTTAGCGACAACAAACTTAAAGGTATCATACCTTAG